The following proteins are encoded in a genomic region of Thioclava nitratireducens:
- the lpxA gene encoding acyl-ACP--UDP-N-acetylglucosamine O-acyltransferase, with the protein MSIDPSAQIHASAVVEPGAVIGPDCRIGPFCVVGPEVVLGRGVSLQSHVVVQGATEIGDETEVFPFASLGQIPQDLKFNGEKTRLKIGKRNRIREYVTMNTGTEGGGGLTEIGDDGLFMSSCHVAHDCKLGDRVILVNSVAVAGHCVLGDDVIVGGLSGVHQFVRIGRGAIIGALSMVTADVIPHALVAGPRAGLEGLNLVGLKRRGTPREEISALRKTVEALGQGSFRESARTLSEEGVEGELAREVLDFILGPSERSFLTPGK; encoded by the coding sequence ATGAGCATTGACCCAAGCGCGCAGATTCACGCCTCCGCGGTGGTCGAGCCCGGGGCGGTGATCGGTCCGGACTGCCGGATCGGTCCGTTCTGCGTGGTCGGCCCCGAGGTCGTGCTCGGCCGCGGCGTGTCGTTGCAAAGCCATGTCGTCGTGCAAGGCGCGACCGAGATCGGCGACGAGACGGAGGTGTTTCCTTTCGCCTCGCTCGGGCAGATCCCGCAGGATCTGAAATTCAACGGCGAGAAGACGCGGCTGAAGATCGGCAAGCGCAACCGCATCCGCGAATACGTGACGATGAATACCGGCACGGAGGGCGGCGGCGGGCTGACCGAGATCGGCGATGACGGGCTCTTCATGTCGTCGTGCCACGTCGCGCATGACTGCAAGCTGGGCGATCGGGTCATTCTGGTGAATTCGGTCGCGGTGGCGGGGCATTGCGTGCTGGGCGATGACGTGATCGTCGGGGGCCTCTCGGGCGTGCACCAGTTCGTCCGCATCGGGCGCGGCGCAATCATCGGCGCGCTGTCGATGGTGACGGCGGATGTTATCCCGCACGCGCTGGTCGCAGGGCCCCGCGCCGGGCTCGAAGGGCTGAACCTCGTGGGCCTGAAGCGTCGCGGAACGCCGCGCGAGGAAATCTCGGCATTGCGCAAGACCGTCGAGGCGCTCGGTCAGGGCAGCTTCCGCGAAAGCGCGCGAACCCTCTCCGAAGAGGGTGTCGAGGGCGAATTGGCGCGCGAAGTGCTCGACTTCATCCTCGGCCCGTCCGAGCGCAGCTTCCTGACGCCCGGCAAATGA
- the fabZ gene encoding 3-hydroxyacyl-ACP dehydratase FabZ: MTEPAPYTEADLSLIKRIIPHRYPFLLIDKVRDIVPNKGAVGIKNVTANEPHFQGHFPEEPIMPGVTIVEAMAQTSAVVVGISLDVIDKPLLTYFMGIDKCKFRRKVVPGDVLELHVSVKRGGGKIWKFEGRGTVNGELAAEAEFTAMMDLQG; the protein is encoded by the coding sequence ATGACCGAACCCGCCCCCTATACCGAAGCCGATCTGTCGCTCATTAAGCGCATCATTCCGCATCGTTATCCGTTCCTGCTCATCGACAAGGTGCGTGACATCGTTCCGAACAAGGGCGCGGTCGGAATCAAGAACGTCACCGCGAACGAGCCGCATTTCCAGGGCCACTTCCCGGAAGAGCCGATCATGCCCGGTGTCACCATCGTCGAGGCGATGGCGCAGACCTCGGCGGTCGTCGTGGGGATTTCGCTCGACGTGATCGACAAGCCGCTGCTGACCTATTTCATGGGTATCGACAAGTGCAAGTTCCGTCGCAAGGTGGTTCCGGGCGACGTGCTGGAGCTGCACGTCTCCGTGAAGCGTGGCGGCGGCAAGATCTGGAAATTCGAGGGCCGGGGTACGGTGAATGGCGAACTGGCCGCCGAAGCCGAGTTCACCGCGATGATGGACCTTCAGGGCTGA
- a CDS encoding OmpH family outer membrane protein, with translation MRLSRISVTLIAAALAFGPGAAVAQSAGQTPDAQALGPRAQQSAVLTLDWEKLYDNSLWGKRVQSEIQAASSALRKENDRIASQLEAEERKLTEERLTMPSDAFQKAADAFDKRATDIRQAQKAKADAIQRQLNQEHQTFVQTVVPLLDEVLRARGAVVVLDSRAIIRGLAQADVTQELGARVDKEIGDGAGRVTPLVPPASNDSAGAATDTPAPSDQAAPSQPAPDQPANGATTDSSGEAGVFVDTTPNTKPKGNGNSTLDGATRDAPGLPLGLPVVDGTQATPTDTKPEQ, from the coding sequence ATGCGTCTGAGCCGTATCTCCGTCACCCTTATCGCAGCCGCGCTGGCCTTCGGGCCCGGCGCGGCTGTCGCGCAATCGGCAGGTCAGACTCCCGACGCGCAGGCCTTGGGGCCGCGCGCACAACAGAGCGCGGTTCTGACCCTCGATTGGGAGAAGCTTTACGACAACTCGCTGTGGGGCAAGCGGGTGCAATCCGAGATTCAGGCCGCGTCGAGCGCGCTGCGCAAGGAAAATGACCGGATCGCGAGTCAGCTCGAGGCGGAGGAGCGAAAGCTCACCGAGGAGCGGCTGACGATGCCTTCGGACGCGTTCCAGAAAGCCGCCGATGCGTTCGATAAGCGGGCAACCGATATTCGTCAGGCCCAGAAGGCCAAGGCCGATGCGATCCAGCGCCAGCTCAATCAGGAGCACCAGACCTTCGTGCAAACGGTGGTGCCGTTGCTCGACGAGGTACTGCGGGCGCGCGGTGCGGTCGTGGTGCTCGATTCCCGCGCGATCATCCGCGGGCTCGCGCAGGCCGACGTGACGCAGGAACTCGGCGCGCGGGTCGATAAGGAAATCGGCGACGGGGCCGGGCGCGTGACACCGCTGGTCCCGCCCGCCTCCAATGACAGCGCGGGTGCGGCGACCGATACGCCCGCGCCTTCGGATCAGGCGGCGCCTTCCCAGCCCGCTCCGGATCAACCTGCGAATGGCGCGACGACGGATTCGAGTGGCGAGGCAGGCGTTTTCGTGGATACGACGCCGAACACGAAGCCCAAGGGCAACGGCAATTCCACGCTGGACGGGGCGACCCGCGATGCGCCCGGATTGCCGCTCGGTCTGCCGGTGGTAGATGGTACTCAGGCCACTCCGACGGACACCAAGCCGGAGCAATAG
- the bamA gene encoding outer membrane protein assembly factor BamA gives MSCLAVPVIAQAQQYSFSQVVITGNERVDAATILSFARIARNQPVTAADLNAAYQRLTNSGLFENVAITPQGNTLKIAVTEYPTISVINFEGNKIIKDAQLAAIIQAKPNRVYNPAQIEADAQRLARAYSEDGRMAARVVPKVIRRDNNRVDVAFEIKEGKVTSIERVTFTGNRSFSDRRLRQVLETKQAGIFRTFVKNDTFNASRIPVDRQKLIEFYQARGYKNVQVTGVSSQMSRQRDAFFMTFNIIEGQKYHFNAINTSSEIDGLAPDEFAPLTKIRQGQTFSPKAIELAVTRMEQLAIKKGVQFVRVDPRITEDPRTQSVNVDFVLVRGPRVFVQRIDIEGNTATLDRVIRREFRTVEGDPYNPREISNAADRIRGTGYFKSVDVNTKPGSNSDQVVVDVNVEEQPTGSLGFGASYSKTDGIGFNASLEEKNFLGRGQYLGLSLGTTKDNNSSSIRFVEPAFLGRDVALKFSAIYATSSSATNTNYDTRRISIEPALEFPVSERGRLQVSYKIGEDTLNNVPTNSSQILRDEETDKGSQRYSGPGLRYSYDTSREQIDPRFTWRFNVDQQFWGLGGDVKGGQTTAKIVGERKIFNEEATLRASLEGGAVDATDGSTILQRFSGSQIRGFESYGIGPRDLNAANRDALGGNYYWVGKVEAEFPIGLPEEYGITGGVFWDVGSVWGLDDTKGTGGNEVDDSMHVRSAVGVSLFWKSAIGPLRLNFSRAIKKESYDKTQNFDLSLSTQF, from the coding sequence ATGAGTTGCCTCGCGGTTCCCGTGATCGCTCAGGCGCAGCAATACAGCTTCTCGCAGGTGGTCATCACCGGTAACGAGCGCGTCGACGCGGCGACGATTCTGTCCTTCGCCAGAATCGCCCGCAATCAGCCCGTCACCGCCGCCGATCTGAACGCGGCTTACCAGCGTCTGACGAATTCCGGCCTGTTCGAGAACGTTGCGATCACGCCGCAGGGCAACACGCTCAAGATCGCCGTTACGGAATATCCGACGATCAGCGTGATCAATTTCGAAGGCAACAAGATCATCAAGGATGCGCAGCTCGCCGCGATCATTCAGGCGAAGCCGAACCGTGTCTACAATCCCGCCCAGATCGAAGCGGACGCCCAGCGTCTGGCGCGTGCCTATTCCGAGGATGGCCGCATGGCCGCGCGTGTCGTGCCGAAGGTCATTCGCCGCGACAACAATCGCGTCGACGTGGCCTTCGAGATCAAGGAAGGCAAAGTCACCTCGATCGAACGTGTGACTTTCACCGGCAACCGCTCCTTCTCGGATCGTCGTCTGCGTCAGGTTCTCGAGACGAAGCAGGCGGGGATTTTCCGCACCTTCGTGAAGAACGACACGTTCAACGCAAGCCGCATTCCGGTCGACCGTCAGAAACTGATCGAGTTCTACCAGGCGCGCGGCTACAAGAACGTGCAGGTCACCGGCGTGTCCTCGCAGATGTCGCGTCAGCGCGATGCGTTCTTCATGACCTTCAACATCATCGAAGGGCAGAAATACCACTTCAACGCGATCAACACGAGCTCCGAGATCGACGGGCTTGCGCCTGACGAGTTCGCGCCGCTCACCAAGATCCGCCAAGGTCAGACCTTCTCGCCAAAGGCGATCGAATTGGCCGTGACCCGGATGGAGCAGCTTGCGATCAAGAAGGGCGTGCAATTTGTCCGCGTCGATCCCCGCATCACCGAAGACCCGCGCACGCAGTCGGTCAATGTCGATTTCGTTCTGGTCCGTGGCCCGCGCGTCTTCGTGCAGCGCATCGACATCGAAGGCAACACGGCGACGCTCGACCGGGTGATCCGGCGCGAATTCCGCACCGTCGAAGGCGACCCCTACAACCCGCGCGAGATCTCGAACGCGGCTGACCGGATCCGTGGCACCGGCTATTTCAAGTCGGTCGACGTGAACACCAAGCCGGGCAGCAACTCCGATCAAGTCGTGGTCGACGTGAACGTCGAGGAGCAACCCACCGGCTCGCTCGGTTTCGGCGCGTCCTATTCCAAGACCGACGGGATCGGCTTCAACGCCTCGCTGGAAGAGAAGAACTTCCTCGGCCGCGGGCAATATCTCGGCCTGTCGCTCGGAACGACCAAGGACAACAACAGCTCGAGCATCCGCTTCGTCGAGCCGGCTTTCCTCGGCCGTGACGTGGCGCTGAAATTCTCGGCGATCTATGCGACGTCCAGCTCGGCTACGAACACCAATTACGACACGCGCCGTATCAGCATCGAACCGGCGCTGGAATTCCCGGTCTCCGAGCGCGGCCGGCTGCAGGTGAGCTACAAGATCGGCGAAGACACGCTGAACAACGTGCCGACCAACTCGTCGCAGATCCTGCGGGACGAAGAAACCGACAAGGGCTCGCAGCGGTACAGCGGCCCGGGCCTTCGCTACAGCTACGACACCTCGCGCGAACAGATCGACCCGCGTTTTACCTGGCGCTTCAACGTCGACCAGCAGTTCTGGGGCCTGGGCGGTGACGTGAAAGGTGGCCAAACCACCGCGAAGATCGTCGGCGAGCGCAAGATCTTCAACGAGGAAGCGACGCTGCGCGCCTCGCTCGAAGGCGGCGCGGTCGATGCCACGGATGGTTCGACGATCCTGCAACGCTTCTCGGGTAGCCAGATCCGCGGCTTCGAGAGCTACGGTATCGGTCCGCGTGATCTCAATGCAGCGAACAGAGACGCGCTCGGCGGCAACTACTACTGGGTCGGCAAGGTCGAAGCGGAGTTCCCGATCGGTCTGCCCGAGGAATACGGCATCACCGGCGGCGTGTTCTGGGATGTTGGCTCCGTCTGGGGTCTGGATGACACCAAGGGCACTGGCGGTAACGAGGTCGACGACTCGATGCATGTCCGTTCCGCGGTCGGCGTATCGCTGTTCTGGAAATCGGCGATCGGCCCGCTGCGTCTGAACTTCTCGCGCGCGATCAAGAAAGAAAGCTACGACAAGACGCAGAACTTCGATCTGTCTCTTTCCACGCAGTTCTAA
- the rseP gene encoding RIP metalloprotease RseP, which translates to MDLLPQFGNLLYTVVAFVVALSIIVAVHEYGHYIIGRISGIKAEVFSLGFGPKLISRVDKHGTRWQIAAVPLGGYVKFLGDANAASAGVDVEEMQHLSPEERRHTMHGAPLWARAATVAAGPVFNFILSILVIAGLSLWAGKATETPAIQTVVALPGGAGDLQQGDVIDAVAGKPTPDYQALSDVVDQLPAGPTLDYTVTRDGSKTDATGPQLFPARFAGVQPGSAAYDAGLRAGDVITAIDGKPVYRFIDLQDAVKAGAGKPVALDIWRPEGDAGKTFSVTLEPRRTDLPVGDGQFETRFLIGATGSFMFEPVTQSVGPVDALVGGVTQTWGIITQSVSGIQAMIAQRISSCNLTGALRIAETSAAAAKSGMLDFIWFIAVLSTAVGFLNLFPIPVLDGGHLMFHLYEAITGKPPSDQLMNVFMSIGLALVLTLMVFGLWNDLTC; encoded by the coding sequence TTGGACCTGCTGCCCCAATTCGGAAATCTGCTCTATACCGTGGTGGCCTTCGTCGTCGCGCTCTCGATCATCGTCGCGGTGCATGAATACGGCCATTACATCATCGGACGGATTTCCGGCATCAAGGCAGAGGTTTTCTCGCTGGGCTTCGGGCCCAAGCTGATCAGCCGCGTCGACAAGCATGGCACGCGCTGGCAGATCGCGGCGGTGCCATTGGGCGGCTACGTCAAGTTTCTGGGCGATGCGAACGCGGCCTCGGCCGGGGTCGATGTCGAGGAGATGCAGCACCTGAGCCCCGAGGAACGCCGCCACACCATGCATGGCGCGCCTCTTTGGGCACGGGCCGCGACCGTGGCGGCAGGGCCGGTCTTCAACTTCATTCTGTCTATCCTCGTGATCGCGGGATTGAGCCTCTGGGCCGGAAAGGCGACCGAGACGCCCGCGATCCAGACTGTCGTGGCGCTGCCCGGTGGGGCAGGCGATCTGCAACAGGGCGACGTGATCGACGCGGTGGCGGGCAAGCCGACGCCGGATTATCAAGCGCTCTCCGACGTGGTCGATCAACTGCCCGCAGGGCCGACGCTCGATTACACCGTAACCCGCGATGGCAGCAAAACCGACGCCACGGGACCGCAGCTTTTCCCGGCGCGATTTGCGGGCGTTCAACCCGGCTCGGCCGCCTATGATGCCGGGCTGCGGGCCGGCGACGTGATCACGGCGATCGACGGCAAGCCGGTCTATCGTTTCATCGATCTGCAGGATGCGGTGAAAGCGGGCGCGGGCAAGCCGGTCGCGCTCGATATCTGGCGGCCCGAGGGGGATGCGGGCAAGACGTTCTCCGTGACGCTCGAGCCGCGCCGCACCGATCTGCCGGTGGGCGACGGGCAATTCGAGACCCGGTTCCTGATCGGCGCCACGGGCTCGTTCATGTTCGAGCCGGTAACCCAATCGGTCGGCCCTGTCGATGCGCTGGTGGGTGGCGTGACCCAGACCTGGGGCATCATCACGCAATCGGTCTCGGGCATTCAGGCGATGATCGCGCAGCGGATTTCGAGCTGTAATCTCACCGGCGCGCTGCGCATTGCCGAGACTTCGGCTGCGGCGGCGAAATCGGGGATGCTCGACTTCATCTGGTTCATCGCGGTGCTGTCGACGGCTGTGGGTTTCCTGAACCTCTTTCCGATCCCGGTGCTCGATGGCGGCCACCTGATGTTCCACCTCTACGAAGCGATCACGGGCAAGCCGCCCTCCGATCAGTTGATGAACGTCTTCATGTCGATCGGGCTGGCGCTGGTGCTGACGCTGATGGTCTTCGGGCTGTGGAACGATCTGACCTGCTGA
- the dxr gene encoding 1-deoxy-D-xylulose-5-phosphate reductoisomerase, which translates to MRKVSVFGATGSIGESCFDLLMAQGGAEAYDVVALSAGRNVARLAEQAVALKADLAVTAFDDCLPALRDALAGTGIEVAAGPQALIEAAYRPADWVLSGIVGAAGLAPGFAALSQGATLALANKESLVTAGPLLMAEARTHGATILPVDSEHSAIFQGLVGEDIAAVERVIITASGGAFRDWPMEKLAHATVAEASAHPNWDMGQRITIDSASMFNKALEVIEAKEFFGFAPEQIEVLVHPQSIVHSLVGFHDGGLMAHMGVPDMRHAIGYALNWPARKPLPVEKLDLAKIGQLDFRTPDLQRFPALRLAREVMEAGGLAGTVFNAAKEVALDLFIAGRIGFLDMAALVETTLGEMSRDQGLGIAAKDLDMVLSCDAEARARAMAICEHGRI; encoded by the coding sequence ATGCGGAAGGTTTCGGTCTTCGGGGCAACCGGCTCGATCGGGGAAAGCTGCTTTGATCTGCTGATGGCACAGGGCGGGGCGGAAGCCTACGACGTCGTGGCGCTGAGTGCGGGCCGCAATGTTGCGCGACTGGCCGAGCAGGCCGTGGCGCTGAAAGCCGATCTGGCCGTAACCGCATTCGACGATTGCCTGCCCGCCTTGCGCGATGCACTCGCCGGGACCGGGATCGAGGTGGCCGCCGGGCCGCAGGCTTTGATCGAGGCGGCCTATCGCCCCGCAGATTGGGTTCTGTCGGGGATCGTCGGCGCGGCGGGGCTCGCACCCGGCTTCGCGGCGCTCTCGCAAGGGGCGACGTTGGCGCTGGCGAACAAGGAGTCGCTGGTCACCGCCGGGCCGCTCCTGATGGCCGAGGCGCGCACCCATGGCGCGACGATCCTGCCGGTGGACAGTGAGCATTCGGCGATTTTCCAAGGGCTCGTGGGCGAGGATATCGCTGCGGTCGAAAGGGTTATCATCACCGCCTCGGGCGGCGCATTCCGCGACTGGCCGATGGAAAAGCTGGCCCATGCGACCGTGGCAGAGGCCTCGGCGCATCCGAATTGGGACATGGGGCAGCGGATCACGATCGACTCCGCGTCCATGTTCAACAAAGCCTTGGAAGTTATTGAGGCGAAAGAGTTCTTCGGTTTCGCGCCAGAGCAGATCGAAGTCCTCGTGCATCCTCAGAGCATCGTCCATTCGTTGGTCGGGTTCCACGATGGCGGGCTGATGGCGCATATGGGTGTGCCCGACATGCGCCATGCGATCGGCTATGCGCTCAACTGGCCCGCGCGAAAGCCGCTTCCGGTCGAGAAGCTCGATCTGGCGAAGATCGGACAGCTCGATTTCCGCACGCCCGATCTGCAACGGTTCCCCGCGCTGCGATTGGCGCGTGAGGTGATGGAAGCGGGCGGTCTGGCGGGCACCGTGTTCAACGCCGCCAAGGAGGTGGCGCTCGATCTGTTCATCGCGGGACGTATCGGATTTCTCGACATGGCGGCGCTGGTCGAGACCACCTTGGGCGAGATGTCGCGGGATCAGGGGCTTGGAATCGCGGCGAAAGACCTCGATATGGTTCTGAGCTGCGACGCCGAGGCGCGCGCGCGCGCAATGGCGATCTGTGAACACGGAAGGATCTGA
- a CDS encoding phosphatidate cytidylyltransferase: protein MTRQPRTGKWGDLVPRLASGLAMVAIGLAAIWWGGPVFAALSVLVTGLMVWELTEMLRPERPGKAVGLGLVAAATLTFVFVIHEPYGLIYLLIVPIMAAVICTGRRRIGAAYALAIMLTGYGLVALREGAGLGAITWIVAVVVVSDIMGYFVGRTVGGPKFWPKVSPKKTWSGTIGGWVGAALVGFVFAQMGGGLAMIWISPLLAFAGQLGDIAESAIKRATGVKDSSSLIPGHGGVLDRFDALTGAVVFLMLISQVTTLPLTEG from the coding sequence GTGACCCGTCAGCCGCGGACCGGCAAATGGGGCGATCTCGTCCCGCGGCTCGCCTCCGGGCTTGCAATGGTCGCGATCGGGCTTGCCGCGATCTGGTGGGGCGGGCCGGTCTTCGCGGCGCTCTCGGTGCTCGTCACCGGGCTGATGGTCTGGGAGCTGACCGAGATGCTGCGCCCCGAACGCCCCGGCAAAGCCGTGGGTCTGGGGCTCGTGGCGGCGGCGACCCTGACCTTCGTCTTCGTGATCCACGAACCTTACGGGCTGATTTACCTGCTGATCGTACCGATCATGGCGGCGGTGATCTGCACCGGGCGGCGCCGGATCGGCGCGGCCTATGCGCTGGCGATCATGCTGACGGGATACGGGCTGGTGGCGCTGCGAGAAGGCGCGGGGCTGGGTGCGATCACATGGATCGTCGCGGTGGTCGTTGTCTCTGATATCATGGGATATTTCGTCGGCCGGACGGTCGGCGGACCGAAATTCTGGCCCAAGGTCAGCCCGAAGAAGACATGGTCGGGCACGATCGGCGGCTGGGTCGGCGCGGCGCTCGTGGGCTTCGTCTTTGCCCAGATGGGCGGCGGTCTCGCGATGATCTGGATCTCGCCGCTTCTGGCCTTCGCGGGCCAGCTGGGCGACATCGCCGAAAGCGCGATCAAGCGCGCGACCGGGGTGAAGGACAGCTCCTCTCTGATCCCGGGCCATGGCGGTGTGCTCGACCGGTTCGACGCGCTGACCGGGGCCGTCGTGTTCCTGATGCTGATCTCGCAGGTGACGACCCTGCCGCTGACGGAAGGCTGA
- the uppS gene encoding polyprenyl diphosphate synthase — translation MDGNGRWATQRGWPRLAGHRKGAEQIKKVVQAAPDLGIRYMTIYAFSTENWKRSTQEVLGLMKMFRLMIKREAAELSRQGVELRFIGDRTPLDPLLRETMDAIETRTKGNSKLTLAVAINYGGRDELKRAAQSIARDVAAGKIDVDAVDEALISARLDSAGMPDPDLVIRSSGETRTSNFLPWQAAYSEYEFTPTLWPDFTPAELADILERFAGRERRFGGVAS, via the coding sequence ATGGATGGCAATGGGCGGTGGGCCACCCAGCGGGGCTGGCCGCGTCTCGCCGGTCACCGCAAGGGGGCGGAGCAGATCAAGAAGGTCGTGCAGGCCGCGCCCGACCTCGGCATCCGCTACATGACGATCTACGCCTTCTCGACCGAGAACTGGAAGCGTTCGACGCAGGAAGTTCTTGGTCTGATGAAGATGTTCCGGCTGATGATCAAACGCGAGGCGGCGGAGCTGTCGCGTCAGGGCGTCGAGCTGCGCTTCATTGGGGACCGGACGCCGCTCGACCCGCTTCTGCGCGAGACGATGGACGCGATCGAGACCCGCACCAAGGGCAATTCGAAGCTGACGCTGGCGGTTGCGATCAATTACGGCGGGCGCGACGAGCTGAAGCGCGCCGCGCAATCCATCGCGCGTGACGTGGCCGCGGGAAAGATCGATGTCGATGCGGTCGACGAGGCCCTGATCTCGGCCCGGCTCGACAGCGCGGGGATGCCCGATCCCGATCTGGTGATCCGCAGCTCGGGCGAGACGCGGACCTCGAATTTCCTGCCGTGGCAGGCGGCCTATTCCGAATATGAATTCACGCCCACGCTCTGGCCCGATTTCACCCCGGCCGAGCTTGCGGACATCCTCGAGCGGTTCGCCGGGCGCGAGCGGCGCTTCGGCGGGGTCGCCTCGTGA
- the frr gene encoding ribosome recycling factor has product MSDDFEIDTDDLARRMDGAMSSLKHEFASLRTGRASASMVEPVQVEAYGQMTPINQVGTVNVPEPRMVTINVWDKGLVGKVEKAIRESGLGINPQTNGTIIMLPIPELNEERRRELTKVAAQYAEHARVAIRNVRRDGMDQIKKAKADGMSEDDVKLWESEVQEMTDAHIAKVDKALEDKQAEIMQV; this is encoded by the coding sequence ATGTCCGACGATTTCGAGATCGATACCGATGACCTGGCACGCCGTATGGATGGCGCTATGAGCTCGCTCAAGCATGAATTCGCGTCGCTGCGCACGGGCCGCGCCTCGGCTTCGATGGTGGAGCCGGTTCAGGTCGAAGCCTATGGCCAGATGACCCCGATCAACCAGGTCGGGACCGTCAACGTGCCCGAGCCGCGGATGGTCACGATCAACGTCTGGGACAAGGGCCTCGTCGGCAAGGTCGAGAAGGCGATCCGTGAATCGGGTCTGGGCATCAACCCGCAGACCAACGGGACGATCATCATGCTGCCGATCCCCGAGCTCAACGAGGAACGCCGCCGCGAACTGACCAAAGTCGCCGCCCAATATGCAGAGCACGCCCGCGTCGCGATCCGCAACGTACGTCGCGATGGCATGGACCAGATCAAGAAGGCCAAGGCCGACGGCATGTCCGAAGATGACGTGAAGCTCTGGGAGAGCGAAGTCCAGGAGATGACCGACGCGCATATCGCGAAGGTCGACAAGGCGCTGGAAGACAAGCAAGCCGAAATCATGCAGGTCTGA
- the pyrH gene encoding UMP kinase, with product MSAETHPAAKYNRVLLKISGEALMGDQGYGLHPPTVSRIAHEVKSVRDLGVEICMVIGGGNIFRGLAGSAQGMERTTADYMGMLATVMNALAMQSALEGLGVFTRVISAIPMDQVCEPYIRRRAVRHLEKKRVCIFAAGTGNPYFTTDTAATLRANEMSCEAIFKGTKVDGVYDKDPKKFDDAKRYDTVSYDEVLQKNLGVMDASAIALARDNNKPIIVFSLDEPGGFRGILAGEGTYTKVQG from the coding sequence ATGAGCGCCGAGACGCATCCCGCGGCCAAATACAATCGCGTGCTACTGAAAATCTCGGGCGAGGCGCTGATGGGGGACCAGGGCTACGGCCTGCATCCGCCGACCGTGTCGCGTATAGCGCATGAAGTGAAGTCGGTGCGCGATCTCGGTGTCGAAATCTGCATGGTAATCGGCGGCGGCAACATTTTCCGCGGGCTTGCGGGCTCTGCTCAGGGGATGGAGCGCACGACGGCCGATTACATGGGGATGCTCGCGACCGTGATGAACGCGCTGGCGATGCAATCGGCGCTGGAAGGTCTGGGCGTCTTCACCCGCGTAATCTCGGCCATCCCGATGGATCAGGTCTGCGAGCCCTATATCCGCCGCCGCGCCGTACGCCACCTCGAGAAGAAGCGGGTCTGCATCTTCGCCGCCGGCACCGGCAACCCCTATTTCACCACCGACACGGCCGCGACGCTGCGCGCCAACGAGATGTCCTGCGAAGCGATCTTCAAGGGCACCAAGGTCGACGGGGTCTATGACAAGGACCCGAAGAAATTCGACGATGCGAAACGGTACGATACCGTCAGCTATGACGAGGTTCTTCAGAAGAATCTCGGAGTGATGGATGCCTCGGCGATCGCGCTCGCACGCGACAACAACAAGCCGATCATCGTGTTCTCGCTTGACGAGCCGGGTGGCTTCCGCGGCATTCTGGCAGGCGAAGGCACCTACACCAAAGTGCAGGGCTGA
- the miaA gene encoding tRNA (adenosine(37)-N6)-dimethylallyltransferase MiaA, giving the protein MPPALPDISPRTPVLIAGATASGKSALALSIAEAAGGIVINADALQVWSCWRVLSARPSPEEEARAPHALYGHLDPGADYSVGHWLRDVTPHLEAFHAGGPRPIVVGGTGLYFTALTQGLAEIPETPPEIRAEADHRRLSEGHAGMLGELDATTRAKIDPQNPMRVQRAWEVLRATGEGLAVWQARTPPPLLPLETAAPLHLDPERDWLAERIDRRFDLMLEQGALDEVRRMEPIWDPDALWAKAIGAPELIAHLHGQLDLSEARKRAQAASRQYAKRQRTWFRSRMKAWHKIT; this is encoded by the coding sequence ATGCCGCCTGCCCTGCCCGATATATCGCCGCGAACGCCCGTGCTGATCGCGGGCGCCACGGCGAGCGGAAAATCGGCGCTGGCACTGTCGATCGCCGAAGCCGCGGGCGGCATCGTGATCAATGCCGATGCGCTTCAGGTCTGGTCCTGCTGGCGGGTGCTGAGCGCGCGACCCTCGCCCGAGGAAGAGGCCCGCGCGCCGCATGCCCTCTACGGGCATCTCGATCCCGGCGCGGACTATTCCGTCGGCCATTGGCTGCGCGATGTCACGCCGCATCTGGAGGCATTTCACGCAGGCGGGCCGCGCCCGATCGTCGTTGGCGGCACCGGGCTCTATTTCACGGCGCTGACGCAGGGATTGGCGGAGATCCCTGAAACGCCACCGGAAATTCGCGCCGAGGCCGATCATCGGCGGCTCTCGGAAGGCCATGCGGGGATGCTGGGCGAGCTCGACGCGACGACCCGCGCGAAGATCGATCCGCAGAACCCGATGCGCGTCCAGCGCGCGTGGGAGGTGTTGCGCGCCACCGGCGAAGGCCTCGCCGTGTGGCAGGCCCGCACCCCGCCGCCGCTTCTGCCGCTCGAGACTGCGGCGCCCCTCCACCTCGATCCGGAGCGCGACTGGCTGGCCGAACGCATCGATCGCCGGTTCGATCTGATGCTTGAACAAGGCGCGCTCGACGAGGTTCGCAGGATGGAGCCGATCTGGGATCCGGATGCGCTTTGGGCGAAGGCGATCGGAGCGCCGGAATTGATCGCGCATTTGCATGGCCAACTCGATCTGAGTGAGGCGCGCAAACGCGCGCAGGCGGCAAGTCGCCAATATGCCAAGCGGCAACGCACATGGTTTCGTAGCCGTATGAAGGCGTGGCACAAGATCACGTAG